In Nicotiana tabacum cultivar K326 chromosome 11, ASM71507v2, whole genome shotgun sequence, a single window of DNA contains:
- the LOC107822692 gene encoding zinc finger A20 and AN1 domain-containing stress-associated protein 4-like, with product MAEEQRMQEAGGHRLCANNCGFFGSPTTLNLCSKCYKDHCMKEQQSRAAQLAMEKTRPQPQQQQQQQQSESIFSYLPRVESLPILEVSQPRHVVETGVSQVQLDTSCGSPKVQLNIAAEVPKLQLNTAAEAPDEVQLNTPIETPQVQSNRCVTCRKRIGLTGFKCRCGVTFCGSHRYPEQHGCTFDYKSMGRVAIAVANPLVKAEKLHKI from the coding sequence AGGGCATAGGCTTTGTGCCAACAATTGTGGATTCTTTGGCAGCCCAACAACTCTAAACCTCTGTTCCAAATGCTATAAGGATCATTGCATGAAAGAACAACAATCGCGAGCAGCCCAACTTGCAATGGAAAAGACTCGTCcccaaccacaacaacaacaacaacaacaacaatctgaATCAATATTTTCGTACCTGCCACGCGTGGAGTCATTGCCAATTCTTGAAGTCTCACAACCACGTCATGTGGTTGAGACCGGGGTCTCTCAGGTACAGTTGGATACTTCATGTGGGTCCCCTAAGGTGCAATTGAATATTGCAGCCGAGGTCCCTAAGCTGCAGTTGAATACTGCAGCTGAAGCTCCTGATGAGGTGCAATTGAATACACCAATAGAGACCCCTCAAGTGCAATCGAATCGTTGTGTCACGTGTCGGAAGCGGATTGGTTTAACGGGTTTCAAGTGTAGGTGTGGGGTCACATTTTGTGGTTCACATAGGTACCCTGAACAACATGGTTGTACCTTTGACTATAAGTCAATGGGAAGGGTGGCCATTGCCGTGGCTAATCCATTGGTTAAGGCAGAGAAGCTTCACAAAATTTGA